The Oligoflexia bacterium genome contains a region encoding:
- the ruvC gene encoding crossover junction endodeoxyribonuclease RuvC, translated as MLKTKLHTEKVLGIDPGSLHTGYGVLSQQGSRLIYIDSGVISPNKSLAFEQRLNFIYETLKLVMLKHQVTSVAVESIFYGKNVKSALILAHARAMALLLAAQHKLKVYEYSPLEVKIACTGYGRASKDQVASMIQHLFPKFAHKEKSKADESDALSVALCHLNTHPTLQQKTQQAISNSAITD; from the coding sequence ATGCTTAAAACCAAGCTACATACAGAAAAAGTTTTAGGCATTGATCCCGGCTCGCTTCACACTGGCTATGGGGTGCTTAGCCAACAAGGAAGTCGTTTGATTTATATTGATAGCGGCGTCATTTCACCCAATAAATCTTTAGCCTTTGAACAACGTTTGAACTTTATTTATGAGACCTTAAAGCTTGTTATGCTCAAGCACCAAGTAACAAGCGTAGCGGTAGAATCTATTTTTTATGGAAAAAATGTGAAGTCCGCTTTGATTCTAGCTCATGCTAGAGCCATGGCATTGCTCTTGGCAGCGCAACATAAACTAAAGGTCTATGAATACTCACCGCTTGAAGTAAAAATTGCTTGTACAGGCTACGGTAGAGCCAGCAAAGATCAAGTGGCCAGCATGATTCAACATCTTTTTCCAAAGTTTGCTCATAAAGAAAAAAGTAAAGCTGATGAAAGTGATGCTCTGTCTGTTGCTTTATGTCACCTGAATACTCACCCTACTTTACAACAAAAAACCCAGCAGGCGATTTCTAACTCTGCAATAACAGACTAA
- the ispE gene encoding 4-(cytidine 5'-diphospho)-2-C-methyl-D-erythritol kinase: MYKKSFAKINYNLKVYEKMANGYHAMQSYMQKVSLYDEMSFIIEPSKQFDLKVIVEGDLQLSGPQNIVFKAARLYCSQAEIQSSIAVEIKKNIFLAAGLAGGSSNAATCLLALNEYFKAYSFEELLNLAKQLGSDVPFFLYEHDLMYVDGRGVDCKAEHSVEKKPLLLVNPMQAVSTAKIYEALNRGQRPMQKIMYRPVQNWQDLDFIMQQGNDMQEKAIALCPKIQDILDILSEQAGCRYTQMSGSGATVWALFDSEEFALASAAALKNVGKIIFTWTGTSSCFNRL, translated from the coding sequence ATGTACAAAAAATCTTTTGCCAAAATCAACTACAACCTTAAGGTCTATGAAAAAATGGCCAATGGTTACCATGCCATGCAAAGTTATATGCAAAAGGTATCTTTGTATGATGAAATGAGTTTTATAATTGAGCCCAGTAAACAGTTTGATCTTAAGGTTATCGTAGAAGGTGATTTACAACTCAGTGGACCGCAGAATATTGTTTTTAAAGCAGCTCGCTTGTATTGCTCACAAGCTGAGATCCAATCATCCATTGCGGTAGAGATAAAAAAAAATATATTTTTAGCGGCAGGCTTGGCTGGGGGCAGTTCTAATGCAGCTACATGTTTATTAGCTTTAAATGAGTATTTTAAGGCGTACTCCTTTGAGGAGCTGTTGAATCTAGCCAAGCAGTTGGGCTCAGATGTTCCCTTCTTTCTGTATGAGCATGATCTTATGTATGTTGATGGCAGAGGCGTTGATTGTAAAGCTGAACATAGTGTTGAAAAAAAGCCTCTTTTACTGGTCAATCCTATGCAAGCTGTATCAACGGCTAAAATATATGAAGCTTTAAATCGCGGGCAAAGGCCTATGCAAAAAATCATGTACAGGCCAGTACAAAACTGGCAAGACCTTGATTTTATTATGCAGCAAGGCAATGATATGCAAGAAAAAGCCATAGCCTTATGCCCCAAGATACAAGATATTTTAGACATTTTGTCTGAACAAGCGGGTTGTAGGTATACACAAATGAGTGGAAGTGGGGCTACCGTATGGGCTTTGTTCGATTCTGAGGAGTTTGCTTTGGCCTCGGCGGCGGCATTAAAAAATGTAGGAAAAATCATTTTTACGTGGACAGGAACATCATCTTGTTTTAATAGGCTTTGA
- the ruvA gene encoding Holliday junction branch migration protein RuvA codes for MIGLLNGTILSVDDATVTVDCQGVGYEVYISPKLQQSLSHLIGHKNTFFIYTHVREDQISLFGFAEKKEKALFLKLLSVSGVGAKTALNMLATLSYDSLINAIIHKDVKTIASCPGIGKKSAQRIAVELNDRLGNLILENKGMHAASFDHQTISAEPSEEIISALSNLGYKREHIINALGSIKQEQPLSFERTFKECLKILSQ; via the coding sequence ATGATTGGCTTGCTTAATGGCACAATACTTTCTGTAGACGATGCAACCGTTACGGTTGACTGTCAAGGCGTGGGTTACGAAGTTTATATCTCCCCTAAATTACAGCAAAGCCTAAGCCATTTAATAGGCCATAAAAATACCTTTTTTATTTACACCCATGTTAGAGAAGATCAAATCAGCTTATTTGGTTTTGCAGAAAAAAAAGAAAAAGCTTTGTTTTTAAAACTTTTATCCGTGTCAGGTGTGGGCGCTAAAACCGCTTTAAACATGCTAGCAACCCTGTCCTATGACAGTTTAATCAATGCCATTATTCATAAAGATGTAAAAACCATTGCCAGTTGTCCTGGCATTGGCAAAAAGTCTGCACAACGTATTGCTGTTGAACTCAATGATAGATTGGGCAATCTGATCCTTGAAAACAAAGGCATGCATGCTGCTAGTTTTGATCACCAAACTATTTCTGCTGAACCTTCAGAAGAAATTATTTCAGCTTTATCTAATCTTGGTTATAAACGTGAACATATCATCAATGCCCTTGGTAGCATAAAACAAGAACAACCCTTAAGTTTTGAAAGGACGTTTAAAGAATGTCTGAAAATTCTTTCACAATAG
- a CDS encoding YebC/PmpR family DNA-binding transcriptional regulator: MAGHSKWSKIKRKKGANDAKRGKIFTKLIREITVAAKNGSDPDANPRLRQAIATAKSQSMPNDNIDRAIKKGSGDADNVNYEEICYEGYGPAGTAILVDTLTDNKIRTVADVRHIFSKNGGSLGEPGSVAWNFDSKGMITITKTEKTEEELFELAINAGADDIATTAEGFEITTAPDALYQVKQNLERNNLKIESAELVKIAKNWVKVDQSSAEKVLKLVDMLEDNDDVQNVYTNSDIDEAILEALDA; this comes from the coding sequence ATGGCAGGACATTCAAAATGGAGTAAAATTAAACGTAAAAAAGGCGCCAACGATGCTAAACGAGGTAAAATTTTCACCAAACTGATCAGAGAAATCACTGTCGCCGCAAAAAATGGAAGTGATCCAGATGCAAACCCGCGTTTACGCCAAGCAATTGCTACGGCTAAGTCACAAAGTATGCCTAATGATAATATTGACCGTGCCATTAAAAAGGGGAGCGGTGATGCTGACAATGTTAACTATGAAGAGATTTGTTATGAAGGTTATGGCCCTGCAGGCACAGCTATATTGGTAGACACCTTGACAGATAATAAAATAAGAACCGTTGCCGACGTCCGTCATATATTCAGTAAAAATGGTGGCAGTTTGGGTGAGCCGGGTTCTGTGGCTTGGAACTTTGATTCTAAAGGCATGATCACCATCACTAAAACTGAAAAGACTGAAGAAGAACTGTTTGAATTGGCCATCAATGCCGGCGCAGATGATATTGCAACCACTGCTGAAGGTTTTGAAATTACCACTGCTCCTGATGCCTTGTATCAAGTAAAACAGAATTTAGAGCGTAACAACTTAAAAATTGAAAGTGCTGAGCTGGTTAAAATTGCAAAAAATTGGGTTAAAGTTGATCAAAGCAGCGCTGAAAAGGTCTTGAAACTGGTTGATATGCTTGAAGACAATGATGATGTGCAAAATGTTTACACCAACTCAGATATAGATGAGGCCATTTTAGAAGCTTTGGATGCTTAA
- the ruvB gene encoding Holliday junction branch migration DNA helicase RuvB yields the protein MSENSFTIDPTIRELDPQVTSIVDQDEYSLRPQSLGEYVGQNKLINKISIFLKAASQRNEAMDHTLLSGPPGLGKTTLAMIIAKELGVQLKSTSGPAIEKAGDLAAILTNLEPRDVLFIDEIHRMNRSIEEILYQAMEDYQLDIIIGQGPSARTVKIDLSPFTLVGATTRSGLLTSPLRDRFGVVERLEFYDDHELQKIVTRSAKLLNIDIIPQAALEIARRSRGTPRIANRLLKRVRDFSQVNGQRCIDIKNAQEALKLLEVDQQGFDAMDRTILLAIIDRFNGGPVGLDTLSSAISEERHTLEEVYEPFLIRKGFIQRTPRGRIVTITAYEHLGKKPPQTSYLHQQNSLFNSK from the coding sequence ATGTCTGAAAATTCTTTCACAATAGATCCCACTATCCGTGAACTTGACCCCCAAGTCACCAGCATTGTTGATCAAGATGAATATTCTTTACGTCCACAAAGTTTGGGAGAATATGTTGGTCAAAACAAGTTGATCAATAAAATATCTATTTTTTTAAAAGCTGCATCGCAACGCAATGAGGCCATGGATCACACTTTATTAAGCGGCCCTCCAGGCTTAGGCAAAACCACCTTGGCTATGATTATTGCCAAGGAGCTGGGAGTTCAACTTAAATCAACTTCAGGACCAGCCATAGAAAAAGCTGGTGACTTAGCAGCCATTTTAACCAACTTAGAACCAAGAGACGTTTTATTTATTGATGAAATCCATCGCATGAATCGTTCCATTGAAGAAATTTTATATCAAGCCATGGAAGACTATCAGCTGGATATTATTATTGGCCAAGGACCTTCAGCTAGAACAGTTAAAATTGATTTATCTCCTTTTACTTTGGTGGGGGCTACAACTCGTTCAGGCTTGCTTACTTCACCCTTAAGAGATCGTTTTGGTGTAGTAGAACGTTTAGAATTTTATGATGATCATGAGTTACAAAAAATTGTCACTCGTTCAGCCAAGCTACTTAACATTGATATTATACCACAAGCGGCATTGGAAATTGCCAGACGCTCACGCGGAACCCCAAGAATTGCCAACAGACTATTAAAAAGAGTGCGTGATTTTTCTCAAGTCAATGGTCAGCGCTGTATAGACATAAAAAATGCACAAGAGGCCCTAAAACTTTTAGAAGTAGATCAACAAGGTTTTGATGCCATGGATAGAACCATTCTTTTGGCTATCATAGACAGGTTTAATGGTGGACCCGTGGGGCTTGACACTTTATCTTCTGCTATCAGTGAAGAACGCCATACCTTGGAAGAAGTTTATGAGCCGTTTTTAATTAGAAAAGGGTTTATTCAGAGAACGCCAAGAGGCAGGATTGTAACCATAACCGCTTATGAACATTTAGGAAAAAAACCTCCTCAAACATCTTATTTGCATCAACAAAACTCGTTATTTAATTCTAAATAA